A region of Fibrobacter sp. DNA encodes the following proteins:
- the guaA gene encoding glutamine-hydrolyzing GMP synthase gives MKNVDTIAVLDFGGQYAHLIANRVRRLGVFTEIHSPNCDVSELEGVKGIIYSGGPSSVYAADAPEYNPEILNLPVPKLGICYGHQLIAQQLGGHVEPGKVKEYGIADLIVGDEKCPILKDLPKASPMWMSHGDQVTKLPEGYRIVASTKDCEIAAVAFDERKIYGIQFHPEVTHSKFGMKLLENFIDITGAEKTWNMHSYLPLITARIQEQVKDRKVFLLVSGGVDSTVAFVLLNRVLGPEKVLGLHVDNGMMRLGESQKIMDFLKAEGMNNLQIRDASEHFLAKLAGVTAPETKRGIIGKEFLVVKDEEMAKLNLDPNQWMMAQGTIYPDTIESGGTKNADKIKTHHNRVQEVLDLMEKGLVLEPLADLYKDEVRALGEELGIPHNLVWRHPFPGPGLGVRLLCSDGVLKDDMVAFDDVKDTQGGSLADYLKANNISGRMLPIKSVGVQGDGRTYAQPFLLTTAGLSWKDCEKFSTELANRFKAINRVIYQIGTVADEDPKLVEQYATRENFDTLRKFDDICTTFLQENKLYEEIWQMPVVSVPLRTAGKPCIVMRPVNSTEAMTANFAEIDQGMLAGLWRKFEAEGAGSLWYDVTHKPPGTIEWE, from the coding sequence ATGAAAAACGTAGATACTATTGCCGTTTTGGACTTTGGTGGACAGTACGCCCACCTGATCGCAAACCGTGTCCGCCGCCTCGGCGTTTTCACCGAAATTCATTCCCCCAACTGCGACGTTTCCGAACTGGAAGGCGTCAAGGGAATCATCTATTCCGGTGGCCCCTCCAGCGTTTATGCTGCCGACGCTCCGGAATACAATCCCGAAATCTTGAACCTGCCGGTGCCCAAGCTGGGTATCTGCTACGGTCATCAGCTTATCGCCCAGCAGCTGGGTGGTCACGTTGAACCGGGCAAGGTGAAGGAATACGGTATCGCCGACCTGATCGTTGGCGACGAAAAGTGCCCGATTTTGAAGGACCTGCCCAAGGCCTCCCCCATGTGGATGAGCCATGGCGACCAGGTGACCAAGCTGCCCGAAGGCTACCGCATTGTTGCAAGCACCAAGGACTGCGAAATTGCAGCCGTGGCTTTCGACGAACGCAAGATCTACGGCATCCAGTTCCACCCCGAAGTCACCCACAGTAAGTTCGGCATGAAGCTTCTCGAAAACTTCATCGACATTACCGGCGCTGAAAAGACCTGGAACATGCATAGCTACCTGCCCCTCATTACCGCCCGCATCCAGGAACAGGTGAAGGACCGCAAGGTGTTCCTGCTGGTTTCCGGCGGTGTGGACTCCACCGTGGCATTCGTTCTCCTGAACCGCGTGCTGGGCCCCGAAAAGGTTCTGGGCCTCCATGTGGATAACGGCATGATGCGTCTGGGCGAATCCCAAAAGATCATGGACTTCCTCAAGGCCGAAGGCATGAACAACCTTCAGATCCGCGACGCCAGCGAACACTTCCTGGCTAAATTGGCTGGCGTGACTGCGCCGGAAACCAAGCGCGGCATCATCGGTAAGGAATTCCTCGTCGTGAAGGACGAAGAAATGGCCAAGCTGAATCTTGACCCCAACCAGTGGATGATGGCTCAGGGCACTATCTACCCCGACACCATTGAATCCGGTGGCACCAAGAACGCCGACAAGATCAAGACCCACCACAACCGCGTCCAGGAAGTTCTGGACCTGATGGAAAAGGGCCTTGTACTTGAACCCCTGGCAGACCTTTACAAGGACGAAGTCCGCGCCCTGGGCGAAGAACTGGGCATTCCCCACAATCTCGTCTGGCGTCATCCGTTCCCGGGTCCGGGTCTGGGCGTCCGTCTGCTTTGCAGCGATGGCGTCCTGAAGGACGACATGGTCGCATTCGACGACGTGAAGGACACTCAGGGCGGCAGCCTCGCCGACTACCTGAAGGCAAACAACATTTCTGGCCGCATGCTCCCCATCAAGAGCGTCGGCGTTCAGGGCGATGGCCGTACTTACGCACAGCCGTTCCTTTTGACTACCGCCGGCCTCAGCTGGAAGGACTGCGAAAAGTTCTCCACCGAACTGGCTAACCGCTTCAAGGCAATCAACCGCGTGATCTACCAGATCGGTACCGTGGCAGATGAAGACCCGAAGCTTGTGGAACAGTACGCTACTCGCGAAAACTTCGATACACTGCGTAAGTTCGACGACATCTGCACCACCTTCCTGCAGGAAAACAAACTGTACGAAGAAATCTGGCAGATGCCCGTGGTATCCGTTCCGCTGCGCACCGCAGGCAAGCCCTGCATCGTGATGCGCCCGGTGAACTCCACCGAAGCCATGACCGCAAACTTCGCCGAAATCGACCAGGGCATGCTTGCAGGCCTCTGGCGCAAGTTCGAAGCAGAAGGCGCCGGCTCCCTGTGGTACGACGTCACCCACAAGCCCCCCGGAACCATTGAGTGGGAGTAA
- a CDS encoding 4Fe-4S binding protein — translation MNNNEYLKMLVEDFHSTTIATIGADGHPQTRIIDMMLWDKAGVYFLTAKGKAFYDQLMEQLYVALSATKDKKAISLRGKIENIGSEKLNEIFDKNTYMQKIYPGETRTALEVFRIYEAQGEYFDISDPSHIVRDSVQIGSPVMQQSGYLVGKDCIGCKLCYSVCPQKCIDISNTPVVINQNHCLHCGRCAEICPKQTIKKVG, via the coding sequence ATGAATAATAATGAATATCTTAAAATGCTGGTAGAAGATTTTCATTCCACAACGATTGCGACGATCGGAGCAGATGGTCATCCGCAAACCCGTATCATCGACATGATGCTATGGGATAAAGCCGGCGTATATTTTCTCACCGCAAAGGGGAAAGCTTTCTATGACCAGCTGATGGAACAGCTCTACGTGGCATTATCGGCAACAAAAGACAAAAAAGCAATTTCTCTGCGTGGAAAGATTGAAAATATTGGAAGCGAAAAGCTGAACGAGATTTTTGATAAGAACACCTATATGCAGAAAATTTATCCAGGCGAAACAAGAACTGCACTGGAAGTCTTTCGCATCTATGAAGCACAGGGAGAATACTTTGATATAAGTGACCCATCTCATATTGTGCGTGACTCCGTTCAAATCGGAAGCCCTGTTATGCAGCAGAGTGGATATTTGGTAGGAAAAGATTGTATCGGATGTAAGCTGTGCTATTCCGTATGTCCGCAGAAGTGTATTGATATTTCCAATACTCCTGTTGTGATCAATCAGAATCACTGTTTGCACTGTGGTCGTTGTGCAGAAATATGCCCGAAACAGACGATAAAGAAGGTTGGATGA
- a CDS encoding protein-ADP-ribose hydrolase yields MNMNQSERRRYLISALLKENRRYAKMQIPKDANEQRQLLRSLMNVRFAAPITEEFSAVQDEYLQEANAEKGFIALSDMDELQPDLFLWQGDITRLKVGAIVNAANSGMTGCYQPCHNCIDNCIHTYAGIQLRNFCAELMEKQGYEEPTGQAKITPSFNLPCDYVIHTVGPIVQGMLTHHHEEQLRSCYESCLKIADENNVESIAFCCISTGVFMFPNRRAAEIAVQTVKEHKQTTGSQIKVIFNVFKDTDLEIYKGLLS; encoded by the coding sequence ATGAACATGAACCAGTCTGAACGCAGAAGGTACCTGATCAGTGCTTTGCTGAAAGAAAACAGAAGATATGCAAAAATGCAGATTCCGAAAGATGCGAATGAACAGAGGCAGCTTCTGCGCTCTCTCATGAATGTTCGTTTTGCTGCACCGATTACGGAGGAATTTTCTGCTGTTCAGGATGAATACCTGCAAGAAGCAAATGCCGAAAAGGGATTTATAGCACTATCGGATATGGATGAGCTGCAGCCCGATCTGTTCCTCTGGCAGGGAGATATTACACGGCTCAAGGTCGGCGCCATCGTCAACGCAGCCAACAGTGGCATGACTGGCTGCTACCAGCCCTGCCACAACTGCATTGATAATTGCATTCATACTTATGCCGGAATTCAGCTTCGCAATTTCTGCGCGGAGCTGATGGAAAAACAGGGCTATGAGGAGCCGACTGGTCAGGCAAAAATCACCCCAAGCTTCAATCTTCCCTGTGACTATGTAATTCATACGGTAGGCCCGATCGTGCAGGGAATGCTGACACATCACCACGAAGAACAGCTTCGTTCCTGCTACGAATCCTGTTTGAAAATCGCAGATGAAAATAACGTGGAAAGCATCGCCTTCTGCTGTATTTCCACCGGTGTATTCATGTTCCCGAACAGACGGGCAGCGGAAATTGCGGTTCAGACTGTAAAGGAGCATAAGCAGACTACCGGAAGTCAGATCAAGGTCATTTTCAATGTATTTAAGGATACTGATTTGGAAATCTATAAGGGGCTTCTATCATGA
- a CDS encoding xanthine phosphoribosyltransferase → MNFLEEKILRDGVIKEGNILKVDSFLNHQIDVDIMRQMAYEFQRRYRDVEINKILTIEASGIAIATLLGHLYDVPVVFAKKSQTANSTDDKYVAQAYSFTHKKMNNVFISKPYMKATDKVLIVDDFLADGAAAHALIDLVHQAGGTVAGLGIAIEKGQQKGGATLRSEGYRVESIAIVDSMDWETQTIRFREQPEQPLTDTNLKLG, encoded by the coding sequence ATGAATTTTCTAGAAGAAAAAATCCTCCGAGACGGGGTCATTAAGGAAGGCAACATCCTTAAAGTCGACAGTTTTTTGAACCACCAGATTGACGTGGACATTATGCGTCAGATGGCATACGAATTCCAGCGTCGCTATCGTGACGTGGAAATCAACAAGATTCTTACTATTGAAGCTAGCGGCATTGCCATCGCCACTTTGCTGGGTCACCTCTACGACGTGCCCGTGGTCTTCGCCAAGAAGAGCCAGACCGCCAACAGCACCGATGACAAGTACGTGGCACAGGCATACTCCTTCACCCACAAGAAGATGAACAACGTGTTCATTTCAAAGCCCTACATGAAGGCTACCGACAAGGTCCTGATTGTGGACGACTTCCTGGCGGATGGCGCTGCAGCCCACGCCCTTATCGACTTGGTACACCAGGCGGGCGGCACCGTGGCGGGCCTCGGCATCGCCATCGAGAAGGGCCAGCAGAAGGGCGGCGCAACGCTCCGTTCCGAAGGCTACCGCGTGGAATCCATCGCTATCGTGGACTCCATGGATTGGGAGACCCAGACCATCAGGTTCAGGGAACAGCCGGAACAGCCGCTGACCGACACCAATCTGAAACTAGGATAG
- a CDS encoding purine permease, producing the protein MKASENIYQLDGRVPVLQAVPFGLQHVLAMFVSNITPIIILAGVVGIDKGLTASLIQNCMIIAGIGTMIQLFPVWRIGARLPIVMGISFTFLSTSIYIGTTQGMGTLMGAVIIGGIVEGLLGLFAKYWLKLVPHIVAATVVTAIGFSLLPIGANSFAGGQGAADFGASHNWIVGTITLLACLLTQVFAKGFLRSLSVLVGLVVGYIVSLCMGMVDFSGLSNCSIIALPKILPFTPEFHLGAILSVVAIFLVSATETVGDTSALVSGALKRQVHKDELGRAISCDGFVSTLSGIFGCTPITSFSQNVGLASLSGVVNRFTIATGAIIMLLGGIFPPVGTLLTTIPQAVLGGCTIMMFGSILFAGFGMLAKAGFSQRNMIIVSLSLSVGLGFTSASQMFKVFPQIIQTVFAENCVAVVFVLAVILNLVLPKEKEEK; encoded by the coding sequence ATGAAAGCTTCTGAAAATATCTACCAGTTGGACGGTCGTGTTCCTGTTCTACAGGCTGTTCCCTTCGGTCTGCAGCATGTGCTGGCCATGTTCGTCAGTAACATCACCCCCATCATCATTCTCGCAGGCGTGGTGGGCATCGACAAGGGCCTTACCGCAAGCCTCATCCAGAACTGCATGATCATCGCGGGCATCGGCACCATGATCCAGCTCTTCCCCGTCTGGAGGATCGGCGCCCGCCTCCCCATCGTCATGGGCATTAGCTTCACCTTCCTCTCCACCTCCATCTACATCGGTACCACCCAGGGCATGGGCACCCTCATGGGCGCTGTGATTATCGGCGGTATCGTAGAAGGTTTGCTGGGACTCTTCGCAAAATACTGGCTGAAGCTTGTTCCCCATATTGTGGCTGCCACCGTGGTGACCGCCATCGGCTTCTCGTTGCTCCCCATCGGAGCAAATTCATTTGCCGGCGGTCAGGGTGCAGCAGACTTCGGTGCTTCCCACAACTGGATCGTAGGCACCATCACCCTTCTGGCCTGCCTCCTGACCCAGGTTTTCGCCAAGGGCTTCCTCCGTTCCCTTTCCGTGCTGGTGGGCCTTGTGGTAGGCTACATCGTTTCCCTCTGCATGGGCATGGTGGACTTTTCCGGCCTTTCCAACTGCAGCATTATCGCCCTCCCCAAGATTCTCCCCTTCACTCCGGAATTCCACTTGGGCGCCATCCTTTCTGTAGTGGCCATCTTCCTGGTTTCTGCGACGGAAACTGTGGGCGATACCAGCGCCCTCGTCAGCGGAGCATTGAAGCGCCAGGTCCATAAGGATGAACTGGGCCGAGCCATCTCCTGCGACGGTTTCGTCAGCACCCTTTCCGGCATCTTCGGCTGCACCCCGATTACTTCCTTCAGCCAGAACGTAGGCCTGGCCTCCCTTTCCGGTGTCGTGAACCGCTTTACCATCGCCACAGGCGCAATCATTATGCTGCTGGGCGGCATTTTCCCGCCCGTAGGCACCCTCCTCACCACCATTCCGCAGGCGGTTCTGGGCGGTTGCACCATCATGATGTTCGGTTCCATCCTGTTCGCCGGTTTCGGAATGCTTGCCAAGGCAGGTTTCAGCCAGCGTAACATGATTATCGTGAGCCTTTCCCTCAGCGTAGGCCTGGGCTTCACTTCCGCCTCCCAGATGTTCAAGGTATTCCCCCAGATCATCCAGACCGTCTTCGCCGAAAACTGCGTGGCCGTGGTCTTTGTGCTGGCAGTAATCCTGAACCTGGTGCTCCCCAAGGAAAAAGAGGAAAAATAA
- a CDS encoding DUF1353 domain-containing protein, which yields MSIWSALAKIFGAKDAKRNSIKVKSVHIDFPFELEAIGGIYTFKLDRKVDIIGTRRFPSENKEREFILHVTFKRGFKTDGASAPDIFTCLVPHFQEKNDLYNSAPFVHDGLYVWGGKVTGLDKKLSREECDDFLREIWGIAGMSRPIRGIADKGIEFVAGSKDHWGEQSDTLDCKYQFVTKWEYR from the coding sequence ATGAGTATTTGGAGTGCCTTGGCCAAGATTTTTGGCGCAAAGGATGCCAAGAGAAATTCCATCAAGGTAAAGTCTGTTCATATTGACTTTCCGTTTGAATTGGAAGCAATTGGTGGAATCTACACATTTAAGCTTGATCGAAAGGTGGATATTATCGGCACTCGTCGATTCCCTTCCGAAAACAAGGAACGTGAGTTCATTTTGCACGTGACCTTCAAGAGAGGCTTCAAGACCGACGGCGCTTCTGCTCCTGATATATTTACTTGTCTTGTTCCTCATTTCCAGGAAAAGAACGACCTCTACAATTCAGCACCCTTCGTTCACGACGGCCTCTATGTGTGGGGCGGTAAGGTGACCGGTCTCGACAAGAAACTGAGCCGTGAAGAATGTGATGACTTCCTTCGTGAAATTTGGGGCATTGCCGGTATGAGCCGCCCCATCAGAGGTATTGCCGATAAGGGTATCGAGTTTGTTGCTGGTTCCAAGGACCATTGGGGCGAACAGTCCGACACTTTGGATTGCAAATACCAGTTTGTCACCAAGTGGGAATACCGCTAA
- the hisI gene encoding phosphoribosyl-AMP cyclohydrolase, whose product MKFEDIMKEVKFEVEVDGVMLAPAIVQDADKGDVLMMAWMNEEALRRTQECGEMVFWSRSRKEYWHKGDTSGNVMTVVEWATDCDSDALLFKVRMQGPQVACHTGARSCFFKKCEK is encoded by the coding sequence ATGAAGTTCGAAGATATCATGAAGGAAGTTAAGTTCGAAGTAGAAGTGGACGGCGTGATGCTGGCCCCCGCTATTGTACAGGATGCCGACAAGGGCGACGTTCTCATGATGGCCTGGATGAACGAAGAAGCACTCCGCCGCACCCAGGAATGTGGCGAAATGGTCTTCTGGAGCCGTAGCCGCAAGGAATACTGGCACAAGGGCGACACCAGCGGCAACGTAATGACCGTGGTGGAATGGGCTACCGACTGCGATAGCGACGCCCTCCTTTTCAAGGTCCGCATGCAGGGTCCCCAGGTTGCCTGCCACACAGGTGCCCGCAGCTGCTTCTTTAAGAAGTGCGAGAAATAG
- the tilS gene encoding tRNA lysidine(34) synthetase TilS — protein MNISLADIKETIQRNGWKNLLLAVSGGLDSMCLAHYFICNKDSLGIEWLGIAHVHHGLREGSADLDAELVREFAEMHCVPFFLKKLDGTALKAAEGSLENNAREARYQALKSIVFELQDKNYLDCHGFQPRNDMQTVIVTAHHGGDQAETIYLRMRRGVTLAGLRGIQAVREGRDGSPWIFRPFLNISREELTKYAKDNDINWREDESNSDTKFARNQIRHQALPNLEREIPGACAGLCRIAQKATPAYEKVMAVADKLFSPMVVSKENGLTLDTKKAKVSLKGGVDEIFRLWLDRQGFRFPIGCFKGKGFVSEIRNLSYRTRFIVKNRHIIRIYDKRTAIDI, from the coding sequence ATGAATATTTCGCTAGCCGACATCAAGGAGACTATCCAGCGGAATGGCTGGAAGAACTTGCTGCTGGCGGTTTCCGGTGGGTTGGACTCCATGTGCCTTGCCCACTATTTTATTTGCAACAAGGATTCCCTGGGTATTGAATGGCTGGGGATCGCCCATGTGCATCACGGGCTCCGTGAAGGCTCCGCCGATTTGGACGCAGAACTTGTCCGAGAGTTTGCGGAAATGCACTGCGTTCCCTTTTTCTTGAAAAAGCTGGATGGGACGGCACTGAAGGCTGCAGAAGGTTCGCTGGAGAATAATGCTCGCGAAGCAAGGTACCAGGCACTGAAATCTATTGTTTTTGAACTGCAGGATAAGAATTACTTGGATTGCCACGGCTTTCAGCCTCGCAATGACATGCAAACAGTCATCGTAACGGCGCATCATGGGGGTGACCAGGCGGAAACGATCTACTTGAGGATGCGTCGGGGCGTCACCCTCGCTGGCCTGCGAGGAATCCAGGCTGTCCGCGAGGGGCGCGATGGTTCGCCATGGATTTTCCGCCCCTTCCTGAACATTTCCCGTGAAGAATTGACAAAGTACGCCAAGGATAACGATATAAACTGGCGTGAAGACGAAAGCAATTCCGATACAAAGTTCGCCAGAAACCAGATCAGGCACCAGGCCCTTCCCAATTTGGAGAGGGAAATCCCGGGAGCATGCGCGGGGCTGTGCAGAATCGCCCAGAAGGCCACACCCGCCTACGAAAAAGTCATGGCCGTCGCAGACAAACTATTCTCCCCCATGGTTGTTTCCAAGGAAAACGGACTTACCCTGGATACCAAAAAGGCCAAGGTTTCCCTGAAGGGGGGCGTGGACGAAATTTTCCGCCTGTGGCTGGACAGGCAGGGGTTCCGCTTTCCCATAGGTTGCTTCAAGGGCAAGGGATTCGTAAGCGAGATCCGAAATCTCTCCTACCGCACACGTTTCATCGTGAAAAACCGCCATATTATCAGGATTTACGATAAAAGGACCGCCATCGACATTTAA
- the folP gene encoding dihydropteroate synthase, translating to MLNELLSKSRALPWKVGNELLSCQPTPLIMGIVNVTPDSFFDGGQHNTLDAAFEHSLKLLDEGAIILDIGGESSRPGSTPVPVDEEIRRVCPLVERLVDYAKTSGRKFYISIDTVKAKVARESMKRGAHIINDISALTMDPDMVQAVADTGASVVLNHIRGNFGTMQQDFKPYENVVKEVHDELMDQVLKLLALKVDPQRICLDPGICFGKTAQDNIDLMKSVEDFLDEGYPVLIGSSRKSYIGKMKGLENSDRLIPTVTAGIVAALGGASCIRVHDVKEAHESMLYLEAMTNGSV from the coding sequence ATGCTTAACGAACTGCTGTCCAAATCCCGCGCACTCCCCTGGAAAGTCGGCAACGAGCTGCTTTCCTGTCAGCCAACGCCGCTGATCATGGGCATTGTGAACGTGACTCCGGACAGTTTCTTCGACGGCGGCCAGCACAACACTCTGGACGCAGCATTTGAACACTCCCTCAAGCTCCTGGACGAAGGCGCAATCATTCTGGACATCGGTGGCGAAAGCAGCCGCCCCGGAAGCACCCCCGTTCCCGTAGATGAAGAAATCCGCCGAGTCTGCCCCCTGGTGGAACGCCTGGTAGACTACGCCAAGACTTCCGGCCGCAAGTTCTACATTTCCATCGACACCGTCAAGGCCAAGGTGGCCCGCGAGTCCATGAAGCGCGGCGCACACATCATCAACGACATCAGCGCACTCACCATGGACCCCGACATGGTCCAGGCCGTTGCAGACACCGGCGCCTCCGTTGTGCTGAACCACATCCGCGGAAACTTCGGCACCATGCAGCAGGACTTCAAGCCCTACGAAAACGTGGTGAAGGAAGTCCACGACGAACTGATGGACCAGGTCCTCAAGCTTCTGGCCCTGAAGGTGGACCCCCAAAGAATTTGTCTTGACCCGGGCATCTGCTTCGGCAAGACCGCCCAGGACAATATCGACTTGATGAAGTCCGTAGAAGACTTTTTGGATGAAGGCTACCCCGTTCTTATCGGCAGCTCCCGCAAGTCCTATATCGGAAAAATGAAGGGTCTCGAAAACAGCGACCGACTGATTCCCACCGTTACCGCAGGCATTGTTGCCGCCCTGGGTGGAGCCAGCTGCATTAGAGTCCACGACGTTAAGGAAGCTCACGAATCCATGCTATACTTGGAGGCCATGACCAATGGTTCTGTTTAA
- the cdaA gene encoding diadenylate cyclase CdaA: MVLFKLFDIIDVRMADILDILLISIILYYIFLLFRGTRAAQMLFGGMLLILAWIIAQWWELHTIVWLISNLATLGIIAIVILFQPEIRSALTRIGQAASKMNFHSMFFHTSGLDEITKTISAAAQDLAKTKTGALIVLEKRVGLKNYADTGEILDAQISTRLLRALFFPNSALHDGAVIVNSKRIVAAGCILPMPTGNAEKEAGYGMRHRAAKALASECDALVIVVSEETGYISIAYRNTLRRNISVQELKQEIIRHWGELFNDVRETEKAELSAEKNA, encoded by the coding sequence ATGGTTCTGTTTAAGTTATTCGATATCATCGATGTTCGCATGGCAGATATTCTTGATATTCTGCTTATTTCCATTATTCTCTACTACATCTTCCTGCTGTTCCGCGGAACCCGCGCAGCCCAGATGCTTTTTGGTGGCATGCTCTTGATCCTCGCCTGGATTATTGCCCAGTGGTGGGAGCTCCACACCATCGTATGGCTTATCAGTAACCTGGCAACCTTGGGTATTATCGCCATCGTGATCTTGTTCCAGCCGGAAATTCGAAGCGCATTGACCCGAATCGGCCAGGCCGCAAGTAAGATGAATTTCCATAGCATGTTCTTCCATACCAGCGGCCTTGACGAAATCACCAAGACAATTTCTGCCGCAGCACAGGACCTGGCAAAGACAAAGACCGGTGCCTTGATCGTTCTGGAAAAGCGCGTGGGTCTTAAGAACTACGCCGACACTGGTGAAATTCTTGACGCCCAGATCAGCACTCGTCTTTTGCGCGCCTTGTTCTTCCCCAACTCCGCATTGCATGACGGTGCAGTGATCGTCAACAGCAAGCGTATCGTGGCTGCAGGCTGTATTTTGCCCATGCCCACCGGTAATGCAGAAAAGGAAGCCGGCTACGGTATGCGCCACCGCGCAGCAAAGGCCTTGGCCTCCGAATGCGACGCCCTGGTCATCGTCGTTTCCGAAGAAACGGGCTACATTTCCATTGCCTACCGCAACACCCTGCGCCGTAACATCAGCGTGCAGGAACTGAAGCAGGAAATCATCCGCCACTGGGGCGAACTTTTCAACGACGTACGCGAAACTGAAAAGGCAGAACTCTCCGCCGAAAAGAACGCATAA
- a CDS encoding SUMF1/EgtB/PvdO family nonheme iron enzyme, whose translation MSDNQNTQNNQDAQKNKRKKKNIAILVLMFLLLVCLFIAQCHLDQIKQEALAKEQETALEMQRRHTLDSLRQIEKMRADSLRIADSLAAIPVDTIVADTPKPEPVVEPPKPRINRDSIKHVRDSVKHVNDSLAAVKDSIDRANKAIADSIAAAEKAAAEEAEKKRIQDSIRNSDKVPPVAEITPPAGRYYDPIKLKVKCDEIKCKTYLSIGDTMNPVEAGKAMEYNKTGSVFYFAEDSVGNRTPWEEAKYDMASDNVCGKNAYPVPVGGKTVCVDAYEYPNKADENPKDMVSQEEAVALCAKEGKHLCSIDEWQAACRGKDNFKYSYGDSYRQNKCNTNTKTAKRSGRKDQCRSWWGMYDMNGNLWEWTSSPSKDHPNMFLVAGGAWNTNNGSKCTESKFSFYPQNQYPSVGFRCCK comes from the coding sequence ATGAGCGACAATCAGAATACTCAGAACAACCAAGACGCACAGAAGAACAAGCGTAAAAAGAAGAACATCGCCATTCTCGTCTTGATGTTCCTTTTGCTGGTTTGCCTTTTCATTGCGCAGTGCCACCTGGACCAGATCAAGCAGGAAGCCTTGGCCAAGGAACAGGAAACCGCCCTGGAAATGCAGCGCCGTCACACTTTGGATAGCCTCCGTCAGATTGAAAAGATGCGTGCCGACAGCCTCCGCATCGCAGACTCCCTGGCAGCAATTCCCGTGGACACCATCGTTGCTGACACTCCGAAGCCGGAACCGGTTGTAGAACCGCCCAAGCCCCGCATCAACCGAGACAGCATCAAGCATGTTCGTGACAGCGTCAAGCACGTGAACGACAGCCTTGCCGCCGTCAAGGATTCCATCGACAGAGCCAACAAGGCTATTGCCGACAGTATCGCCGCCGCAGAAAAGGCTGCCGCCGAGGAAGCCGAAAAGAAGCGCATCCAGGACAGCATCCGCAATTCCGACAAGGTTCCTCCCGTCGCTGAAATCACCCCGCCGGCAGGCCGCTACTACGACCCCATCAAGCTGAAGGTGAAGTGCGACGAAATCAAGTGCAAGACCTACCTCTCCATCGGTGACACCATGAATCCTGTGGAAGCTGGCAAGGCCATGGAATACAACAAGACCGGTTCCGTTTTCTACTTCGCAGAAGACTCCGTCGGTAACCGTACCCCGTGGGAAGAAGCCAAGTACGACATGGCCAGCGACAACGTTTGCGGCAAGAACGCCTACCCCGTTCCCGTGGGCGGCAAGACCGTTTGCGTAGACGCCTACGAATACCCCAACAAGGCTGACGAAAATCCGAAGGACATGGTTTCCCAGGAAGAAGCCGTGGCCCTCTGCGCCAAGGAAGGCAAGCACCTCTGCTCCATCGATGAATGGCAGGCAGCATGCCGCGGCAAGGACAACTTCAAGTATTCCTACGGCGATAGCTACCGCCAGAACAAGTGCAACACCAACACCAAGACTGCAAAGCGCAGCGGCCGTAAGGACCAGTGCCGTAGCTGGTGGGGCATGTACGACATGAACGGAAACCTCTGGGAATGGACATCCTCCCCCAGCAAGGATCATCCCAACATGTTCCTGGTAGCAGGCGGTGCCTGGAATACCAATAACGGAAGTAAGTGTACTGAAAGCAAGTTCAGCTTCTATCCCCAGAACCAGTACCCGTCCGTGGGCTTCCGCTGCTGTAAGTAG